CAGTTTGTCAATGACTTGCAAGCTCTTATCAGTCCAACTCCGCCAGGAACTCCCCTTCCTATTATTTTGCTTGGAAAGgtatgaatgaatttgtttacCCCCATTAATTATCCTTGCTTGTCTTCTTAGTGACCCTGTTTTAATGCTTGCTACAGTCCAAAAATGCATTACTGTCAACCTTCTTGTTTCTTGATCAAATTGTGTGGCTTGGTAGAACGGGCATTTATAAGGTATGGCATgcaagtttctttttttcttggtcCTTGTATTTTATATTGGTTTCCGTGATATAAGTTTGTAagaagaaatttgaattttggttTGTTGTAGAACAAGGAACGGACAGACCTACTTGGCCGCATCTCTCTCTATTGTTGGCTGAGTGCCTCGATTTGTACTACTTTGGTTGAGGTTTGTTGATGCCCAGATTTCCACAAGGatttgcccccccccccccccccccccccaaaaaaaaaaaaatagggaaaaaaaacacaaaaagtgTTGTTATGACATGTTTTCGCCTCCTGTCTTTTATCAGGTTGGGGAGCTTGGAAGACTTTCTGCATCAATGAAGAAGTTAGAAAAGGatcttaataaaaatgataaatatcaaGTACGTTTCCCATTCTCTTTTAGGATGGGTTGCCCAtcaaagttcttttttttttttttttttgccattctTATTGCTGTTCCAACCCACCCCTCGCCCCTTATATGCTTTGGTCTTTTGTGAATGCAGAATGAGCAATACCGAGCCAaacttaaaaaatcaaatgagagGTCTCTGGCACTAATCAAAGCAGCCTTGGATCTAGCAGTAGCTGTTGGTCTGCTTCAGTTGGTACCCAAGAAAGTTACTCCCCGTGTAACTGGAGCTCTTGGATTTGTTAGCTCACTTATCTCTTGTTATCAGGTACTTGCATATTCTTTGCTGCAAATCTCTAATTAAGATCCCTTGTTCATTTGCTTAACTCTGGCTGCTGAAACTCCACTATGcaatataagttaattataagttcattacattaaaaaaagagGGGTCATGATGATTGgaagaaaaaagtttttgtCAATGCAAGGTATGAAACTACTGACGTTACCTGGGAGTAAAGCTTCTCTGGCAATGACCGTTTACAAATCCTCCAATTTTTTgctgatataatatatttttttttttatggtttttgcTTCGCAGTTGCTTCCATCGCCAGCCAAGTCCAAGGCACCATGAAAAGAGAAGCATCTCCTCAATGAGCTTCAatgtttatttaattacttaGATTTGTGAGATTTAACTTGGTTTGAGTTTAAGCTATTTGCCTATTATCTCTGTTGTTATTTCATAATAATTAGCTGCTGGTAACAGTAAGAGTGGATTTACTTGTTATCAGACAAACTTGTAGATCAATAAAGGaagatcatatttttatatgacaTATAAGAGGAAGCATCCTGgtaaaaatacatgtttttatatctttataaaaaaaaaaaaaagatgatggcTGGAATGCTACAGTGATCATCATGCTTGGAATCAGCTAGGGAATTGATGTCATTAACAAAGGATGGTTTTGTAGGCAGCTTAAAGCTGTAATCTAGTTATTATTACCATGGCTATAATTTTCTAAACCCGAATCTGAGCTATTATGTCGTTTAACTGAATGATATGTTTTTGAAATCGTTTATTTTGAACTGTGACTGCAGTATGTTTTCTGTGCTTATACAATGTGCATACAATAAAGAATTTTGAGcaataagaaaatgatagtgGCTTGTTGATGAGAAAATGGAAGGGGTAGGGATATAATATATTTGGGTCCCCAGAATCTTAtagcattcttttttttatttaaaaaaaaacattctaatTGTATCAACTGTGTCCCCATAGCATCGCTTGTTAAAATAAGATAGCACTTGGTGCATAACTTCACGACCAAGGACTTTTGCTTGCCAAAGGTTGAATTCACGATACAGGACTGAGCCtctttggatagtaagatgatttttgataaaaattaaaagttgaataaaatattattattattttttaatttgaaaaaattgaattgagatttgaaaaagttgaattgtttattgtattttatgtaaaaatttaagaaagttagaGCACTCTTAttagattagctaaaagttaaatctattgagtatttagctattagaaaacaaaatatgctcacaatggaGCAGTTAAATTCAATGActttaaaagttttttcaaatttgaaggttactatatatacatcaaatatatattttattaattatttctctctttctttcaattACAATTGGtgtattaatttgagttagtgatatattaatttaataagaatatgattattaattaatatataataggtagaatagtaaaatatgataaaataaaataaattaataattaaaaaaattaaatatttttgaaattattagttattcatttctatataatgaataaatatataatctaatgtgaaaatttgatgtgaataactaaaatcaaattcatcttatattattttattgttatataatgaaaaaatagctattccaatatggagatttatgtgaatggaatagttaaaagttaaatttctcttacattaataaaaaatatcctttaacATTGACTAATACAATGAAAGTGCtcttataatgatgagatgagttgatatggttTCTCGATCGCTTGAAAGAAACacaaatttttaatgtatttataatctaaaaccgtctcttaaaaaagaaattcagaaGACATTCAAGTCAATCAGACAAATCGAAAATTGGAAACTACAGGTTTTACTAACCAATAATGTAAAGaggtttgaataaaatattttctcacacATTACAAGAAAGCtttacatgaatatatatacagGAAGAGATCTAGCTATATACGGTAAGACCATAAATGACTAGATATGTACAGCAAGTGGTCTAGCTATACAAGGGAATTTCTAGAAACCACTAAGTGCAAGATTTATGTAAAAGCATGTTGTACAGGAGATGATTCAGTGCCAACTATTCTATCGTTTGTACAGCATGATTTCTAGGATGTGATTGGAGGAGTTTCAATTTCCTTATTACGCCCCCGCAAGATGGTGCCACCATCAGTGACGCCAATCTTGGACATCAGTGAATGAAATCTGGTACGGGGCAGTGCCTTGGTGAGCAAATCAGCTAACTGGTACTGCGTAGATACATGCGAGACTTCGACGATTCCTTTGTTAATATAGTCACGCACAAAATGAAGATCAATGGCTATGTGCTTCATGCGAGAATGATGCACGGGATTGACACTTAAGTGAGTTGCACCCACATTGTCGCAAAGAAGTTTTGGAGGCTTA
Above is a genomic segment from Juglans microcarpa x Juglans regia isolate MS1-56 chromosome 1D, Jm3101_v1.0, whole genome shotgun sequence containing:
- the LOC121236501 gene encoding peroxisomal membrane protein 11C-like, with the translated sequence MSTLDATRAELALVVLYLSKAEARDKICRAIQYGSKYLSNGEPGTAQNVDKSTSLARKVFRLFKFVNDLQALISPTPPGTPLPIILLGKSKNALLSTFLFLDQIVWLGRTGIYKNKERTDLLGRISLYCWLSASICTTLVEVGELGRLSASMKKLEKDLNKNDKYQNEQYRAKLKKSNERSLALIKAALDLAVAVGLLQLVPKKVTPRVTGALGFVSSLISCYQLLPSPAKSKAP